In Glycine max cultivar Williams 82 chromosome 7, Glycine_max_v4.0, whole genome shotgun sequence, a single window of DNA contains:
- the LOC100500209 gene encoding uncharacterized protein LOC100500209: MTMALSLGQNSISSLPFVRQHRHTPSPSSTCLSFKPQALPSSPSPSLTCTTKCTRTLSTLMGLALLLMKKAATPVLSINSDSVSTMGTLFFASLRDRPSASGALNTPLTVVAAGLGKWLDIYSGVLMVRVLLSWFPNIPWERQPLSAIRDLCDPYLNLFRNIIPPVFDTLDVSPLLAFAVLGTLGSILQTAM; this comes from the coding sequence ATGACGATGGCGCTGTCACTGGGTCAGAACTCCATTTCCTCGCTTCCCTTTGTTAGACAACACAGGCACACCCCAAGTCCTTCTTCCACTTGCTTGAGCTTCAAACCTCAAGCCCTCCCTTCTTCACCCAGCCCAAGTCTTACTTGTACTACGAAATGCACTCGCACGCTGTCCACGCTGATGGGACTCGCCCTGTTGCTGATGAAGAAGGCGGCCACTCCAGTGTTGAGCATCAACAGCGACAGCGTGTCCACGATGGGCACTTTGTTCTTCGCTTCCCTTCGTGACCGTCCGAGTGCTAGTGGAGCCCTGAACACGCCGCTGACGGTTGTGGCGGCGGGGCTGGGGAAGTGGCTTGACATATACAGCGGTGTTTTGATGGTTAGGGTTTTGCTGAGTTGGTTCCCAAACATCCCCTGGGAGCGGCAGCCTCTCTCGGCCATCCGAGACCTCTGCGATCCTTATCTCAACCTATTCCGCAACATCATCCCCCCTGTTTTTGACACCCTCGATGTCAGCCCTCTTCTCGCCTTCGCCGTCTTGGGCACCCTTGGCTCTATTCTTCAGACTGCTATgtga
- the LOC100778187 gene encoding ubiquitin receptor RAD23b isoform X1 codes for MKLTVKTLKGSHFEIRVQPSDTVMAVKKNIEDVQGKDNYPCGQQLLIHNGKVLKDETTLVENKVSEDGFLVVMLSKSKTSGSAAASSVQPASNPATTVSMSNSTPPSDPPVQTQAANNSTSSTDAPTTNVSADTYGLAASNLVAGSNLEQTIQQIMDMGGGNWDRDTVSRALRAAYNNPERAIDYLYSGIPEAAEVAVPVPQTAGMSSGAVPVGPNSSPLNMFPQETISSTGAGLGSLDFLRNNPQFQALRSMVQSNPQILQPVLQELGKQNPGLLRLIQEHHGEFLQLINEPVEGSEGDMFEQPEQDMPHAINVTPAEQEAIGRLEAMGFDRASVIEAFLACDRDEQLAANYLLENAGDFED; via the exons ATGAAGCTCACAGTGAAGACTTTGAAAGGGAGCCATTTCGAAATCAGGGTTCAACCCTCCGACACT GTTATGGCTGTCAAGAAGAATATTGAAGATGTACAAGGAAAAGATAATTACCCATGTGGACAGCAATTGCTGATTCACAATGGTAAGGTTTTGAAAGATGAAACTACATTAGTAGAGAACAAAGTCTCTGAAGATGGTTTTCTTGTTGTTATGCTTAGTAAG AGTAAAACATCGGGTTCTGCTGCAGCTTCATCTGTTCAG CCTGCCAGCAATCCTGCTACGACTGTATCAATGTCAAATTCCACCCCTCCTTCTGATCCTCCAGTGCAAACTCA AGCTGCAAACAACAGTACATCTAGCACAGATGCCCCAACTACAAA TGTGTCTGCAGATACCTATGGTCTGGCTGCTTCGAATTTAGTTGCTGGTAGTAATCTTGAGCAGACTATTCAACAAATTATGGACATGGGTGGTGGCAATTGGGACAGAGACACAGTTAGTCGTGCTCTTCGGGCAGCTTATAATAACCCAGAGCGTGCTATAGATTATTTGTATTCT GGAATCCCTGAAGCAGCCGAAGTTGCTGTGCCAGTTCCTCAAACAGCTGGTATGTCTTCTGGAGCAGTTCCTGTAGGACCTAATTCATCTCCCTTAAATATGTTTCCACAG GAGACAATTTCTAGTACTGGTGCTGGACTTGGATCGCTGGACTTCCTTAGAAATAACCCCCAG TTTCAAGCATTGCGTTCAATGGTGCAATCCAATCCACAAATTCTACAG CCTGTGCTTCAGGAACTTGGTAAGCAGAATCCCGGTCTTTTAAGACTGATTCAAGAGCATCATGGGGAGTTTCTCCAGTTGATAAATGAACCTGTTGAGGGTTCTGAAGG TGATATGTTTGAGCAGCCTGAGCAAGACATGCCCCATGCCATCAATGTGACTCCAGCTGAGCAGGAGGCAATTGGAAGG CTTGAGGCTATGGGATTTGATAGAGCCTCGGTGATAGAAGCATTTTTGGCATGTGACCGTGATGAGCAATTGGCAGCCAACTATTTATTGGAGAATGCTGGAGACTTTGAGGATTAA
- the LOC100778187 gene encoding ubiquitin receptor RAD23b isoform X2 gives MKLTVKTLKGSHFEIRVQPSDTVMAVKKNIEDVQGKDNYPCGQQLLIHNGKVLKDETTLVENKVSEDGFLVVMLSKSKTSGSAAASSVQPASNPATTVSMSNSTPPSDPPVQTHVSADTYGLAASNLVAGSNLEQTIQQIMDMGGGNWDRDTVSRALRAAYNNPERAIDYLYSGIPEAAEVAVPVPQTAGMSSGAVPVGPNSSPLNMFPQETISSTGAGLGSLDFLRNNPQFQALRSMVQSNPQILQPVLQELGKQNPGLLRLIQEHHGEFLQLINEPVEGSEGDMFEQPEQDMPHAINVTPAEQEAIGRLEAMGFDRASVIEAFLACDRDEQLAANYLLENAGDFED, from the exons ATGAAGCTCACAGTGAAGACTTTGAAAGGGAGCCATTTCGAAATCAGGGTTCAACCCTCCGACACT GTTATGGCTGTCAAGAAGAATATTGAAGATGTACAAGGAAAAGATAATTACCCATGTGGACAGCAATTGCTGATTCACAATGGTAAGGTTTTGAAAGATGAAACTACATTAGTAGAGAACAAAGTCTCTGAAGATGGTTTTCTTGTTGTTATGCTTAGTAAG AGTAAAACATCGGGTTCTGCTGCAGCTTCATCTGTTCAG CCTGCCAGCAATCCTGCTACGACTGTATCAATGTCAAATTCCACCCCTCCTTCTGATCCTCCAGTGCAAACTCA TGTGTCTGCAGATACCTATGGTCTGGCTGCTTCGAATTTAGTTGCTGGTAGTAATCTTGAGCAGACTATTCAACAAATTATGGACATGGGTGGTGGCAATTGGGACAGAGACACAGTTAGTCGTGCTCTTCGGGCAGCTTATAATAACCCAGAGCGTGCTATAGATTATTTGTATTCT GGAATCCCTGAAGCAGCCGAAGTTGCTGTGCCAGTTCCTCAAACAGCTGGTATGTCTTCTGGAGCAGTTCCTGTAGGACCTAATTCATCTCCCTTAAATATGTTTCCACAG GAGACAATTTCTAGTACTGGTGCTGGACTTGGATCGCTGGACTTCCTTAGAAATAACCCCCAG TTTCAAGCATTGCGTTCAATGGTGCAATCCAATCCACAAATTCTACAG CCTGTGCTTCAGGAACTTGGTAAGCAGAATCCCGGTCTTTTAAGACTGATTCAAGAGCATCATGGGGAGTTTCTCCAGTTGATAAATGAACCTGTTGAGGGTTCTGAAGG TGATATGTTTGAGCAGCCTGAGCAAGACATGCCCCATGCCATCAATGTGACTCCAGCTGAGCAGGAGGCAATTGGAAGG CTTGAGGCTATGGGATTTGATAGAGCCTCGGTGATAGAAGCATTTTTGGCATGTGACCGTGATGAGCAATTGGCAGCCAACTATTTATTGGAGAATGCTGGAGACTTTGAGGATTAA
- the LOC100778187 gene encoding ubiquitin receptor RAD23b isoform X3: MSKTSGSAAASSVQPASNPATTVSMSNSTPPSDPPVQTQAANNSTSSTDAPTTNVSADTYGLAASNLVAGSNLEQTIQQIMDMGGGNWDRDTVSRALRAAYNNPERAIDYLYSGIPEAAEVAVPVPQTAGMSSGAVPVGPNSSPLNMFPQETISSTGAGLGSLDFLRNNPQFQALRSMVQSNPQILQPVLQELGKQNPGLLRLIQEHHGEFLQLINEPVEGSEGDMFEQPEQDMPHAINVTPAEQEAIGRLEAMGFDRASVIEAFLACDRDEQLAANYLLENAGDFED, from the exons ATG AGTAAAACATCGGGTTCTGCTGCAGCTTCATCTGTTCAG CCTGCCAGCAATCCTGCTACGACTGTATCAATGTCAAATTCCACCCCTCCTTCTGATCCTCCAGTGCAAACTCA AGCTGCAAACAACAGTACATCTAGCACAGATGCCCCAACTACAAA TGTGTCTGCAGATACCTATGGTCTGGCTGCTTCGAATTTAGTTGCTGGTAGTAATCTTGAGCAGACTATTCAACAAATTATGGACATGGGTGGTGGCAATTGGGACAGAGACACAGTTAGTCGTGCTCTTCGGGCAGCTTATAATAACCCAGAGCGTGCTATAGATTATTTGTATTCT GGAATCCCTGAAGCAGCCGAAGTTGCTGTGCCAGTTCCTCAAACAGCTGGTATGTCTTCTGGAGCAGTTCCTGTAGGACCTAATTCATCTCCCTTAAATATGTTTCCACAG GAGACAATTTCTAGTACTGGTGCTGGACTTGGATCGCTGGACTTCCTTAGAAATAACCCCCAG TTTCAAGCATTGCGTTCAATGGTGCAATCCAATCCACAAATTCTACAG CCTGTGCTTCAGGAACTTGGTAAGCAGAATCCCGGTCTTTTAAGACTGATTCAAGAGCATCATGGGGAGTTTCTCCAGTTGATAAATGAACCTGTTGAGGGTTCTGAAGG TGATATGTTTGAGCAGCCTGAGCAAGACATGCCCCATGCCATCAATGTGACTCCAGCTGAGCAGGAGGCAATTGGAAGG CTTGAGGCTATGGGATTTGATAGAGCCTCGGTGATAGAAGCATTTTTGGCATGTGACCGTGATGAGCAATTGGCAGCCAACTATTTATTGGAGAATGCTGGAGACTTTGAGGATTAA
- the LOC100819537 gene encoding STE20/SPS1-related proline-alanine-rich protein kinase isoform X2, with the protein MKEKKKYPIGSEHYLLYEEIGQGVSASVHRALCVPFNEVVAIKILDFERDNCDLNNVSREAQTMFLVDHPNVLKSLCSFVSEHNLWVVMPFMSGGSCLHILKSSHPDGFVEVVISTILKEVLKALEYLHHHGHIHRDVKAGNILIDSRGTVKLGDFGVSACLFDSGDRQRTRNTFVGTPCWMAPEVMEQLHGYNFKADIWSFGITALELAHGHAPFSKFPPMKVLLMTLQNAPPGLDYERDRKFSKSFKQMIASCLVKDPSKRPSASKLLKHSFFKQARSSDIIVKKLLEGLPALGDRMEALKRKEEDMLAQKKMPDVKMEELSQNEYKRGISGWNFNLDDMKAQASLIHDFDDAMSDTNHAGSSISLSTLDSQDKQLPSAIHKPSRSADMEENDEMQNLSASVLVVDSAVNDAKFRFEKSDDHSSITCSSHEPQTSSSCLDDHVDNNLGEKPDMENGGRSVEGMATHYYHRSGCSSSILPEVTLPPIPPESEKLQNLHPNVSSCNATSFPQTGEDVLTELPSRVSKSSANSDDTDEKSKVPVVQQRGRFKVTSENVDPEKVAPPPVLQKSHSVQVFSQHNAASTHPTLPLLPASDATPSNLSGCSVFPVLHSVLQINILQRESILSLMKQITAGDSSADGTCNPAQIAITEKSLLEAAHEREKELLHEITELQWRLICTQEELQKLKTENAQV; encoded by the exons atgaaggagaagaagaaatacCCCATCGGCTCCGAGCATTACCTTCTATACGAGGAGATTGGACAGGGTGTAAGCGCTTCTGTCCACCGCGCTCTCTGCGTCCCCTTCAACGAGGTCGTCGCCATCAAAATCCTCGACTTCGAACGTGACAATTGCGATCTg AACAACGTTTCTCGTGAGGCCCAGACAATGTTCCTTGTTGACCACCCTAACGTTCTCAAATCACTCTGCTCCTTCGTCAGCGAGCACAATCTGTGGGTGGTGATGCCCTTCATGTCCGGCGGTTCATGCCTCCACATCCTCAAATCCTCCCACCCCGACGGTTTCGTGGAGGTCGTCATTTCTACCATTCTCAAAGAGGTCTTGAAGGCTTTGGAGTACCTTCACCATCACGGCCACATCCACCGCGACGTCAAGGCCGGCAACATTCTCATCGATTCTCGCGGCACCGTCAAGCTCGGCGACTTTGGTGTCTCTGCCTGCCTCTTTGATTCCGGTGACCGCCAACGCACACGTAATACATTTGTCGGAACACCTTGCTGGATGGCACCCGAGGTCATGGAGCAACTTCACGGCTATAATTTCAA AGCTGACATCTGGTCATTTGGTATAACCGCCTTGGAGCTTGCACATGGCCATGCCCCTTTCTCGAAATTTCCACCAATGAAGGTACTTCTCATGACTCTGCAAAATGCACCCCCTGGCCTTGACTACGAGAGGGATAGGAAGTTCAGTAAG TCTTTCAAGCAGATGATTGCTAGTTGCTTGGTAAAAGATCCTTCAAAACGACCCTCTGCAAGCAAGTTGTTGAAGCATTCCTTCTTTAAGCAGGCTCGCTCCAGTGATATTATAGTCAAAAAGCTTTTGGAGGGGTTGCCTGCTTTAGGTGACCGAATGGAAGCTCTAAAG agaaaagaagaagatatGCTCGCACAGAAGAAAATGCCTGATGTAAAGATGGAGGAATTATCACAG AACGAATACAAACGAGGAATTAGTGGCTGGAACTTCAATCTTGACGACATGAAGGCTCAGGCTTCCTTG ATTCACGATTTCGACGATGCTATGTCTGATACCAACCATGCAGGAAGTTCAATTTCTTTATCTACACTTGATTCACAAGATAAGCAATTGCCAAGTGCAATTCACAAACCTTCTCGATCTGCTGATATG GAAGAGAATGACGAGATGCAAAATCTATCAGCTTCTGTTCTCGTAGTTGATTCTGCAGTAAACGATGCCAA ATTTAGGTTTGAAAAATCTGACGACCACTCTAGCATCACCTGTTCAAGCCATGAACCACAAACTTCTTCATCCTGTCTCGATGATCATGTGGACAATAATTTGGGTGAAAAACCTGATATGGAAAATGGTGGAAGATCCGTGGAGGGAATGGCTACCCATTATTATCATAGAAGTGGATGTTCATCTAGCATCTTACCTGAAGTTACTCTTCCACCTATTCCACCAGAAAG TGAGAAACTACAAAATCTGCACCCGAACGTTTCAAGTTGCAATGCAACTTCATTTCCACAGACAGGAGAGGACGTGCTTACTGAACTTCCTTCTAGAGTCTCAAAATCATCAG CTAATTCTGATGACACTGATGAGAAATCAAAGGTGCCAGTTGTACAGCAGAGAGGACGTTTTAAGGTTACATCTGAGAATGTTGACCCAGAAAAG GTGGCCCCTCCTCCTGTATTGCAAAAGAGCCATAGTGTGCAG GTTTTTAGCCAGCATAATGCTGCTTCTACACATCCAACTTTGCCATTATTACCAGCATCTGATGCCACACCATCAAATCTTTCTGGCTGCTCTGTGTTTCCTGTGTTGCACTCTGTACTGCAGATAAATATTCTTCAAAGG GAGAGCATTTTAAGTTTAATGAAGCAAATTACTGCCGGCGACTCTTCAG CTGATGGCACATGTAACCCAGCACAGATAGCAATAACTGAGAAATCTTTG CTTGAAGCAGCTCACGAGAGGGAAAAGGAGTTACTTCATGAGATAACAGAGTTGCAGTGGAG GCTTATCTGTACCCAGGAGGAGcttcaaaaattgaaaacagaaaacgcCCAG GTGTGA
- the LOC100819537 gene encoding STE20/SPS1-related proline-alanine-rich protein kinase isoform X1 → MKEKKKYPIGSEHYLLYEEIGQGVSASVHRALCVPFNEVVAIKILDFERDNCDLNNVSREAQTMFLVDHPNVLKSLCSFVSEHNLWVVMPFMSGGSCLHILKSSHPDGFVEVVISTILKEVLKALEYLHHHGHIHRDVKAGNILIDSRGTVKLGDFGVSACLFDSGDRQRTRNTFVGTPCWMAPEVMEQLHGYNFKADIWSFGITALELAHGHAPFSKFPPMKVLLMTLQNAPPGLDYERDRKFSKSFKQMIASCLVKDPSKRPSASKLLKHSFFKQARSSDIIVKKLLEGLPALGDRMEALKRKEEDMLAQKKMPDVKMEELSQNEYKRGISGWNFNLDDMKAQASLIHDFDDAMSDTNHAGSSISLSTLDSQDKQLPSAIHKPSRSADMEENDEMQNLSASVLVVDSAVNDAKFRFEKSDDHSSITCSSHEPQTSSSCLDDHVDNNLGEKPDMENGGRSVEGMATHYYHRSGCSSSILPEVTLPPIPPESEKLQNLHPNVSSCNATSFPQTGEDVLTELPSRVSKSSANSDDTDEKSKVPVVQQRGRFKVTSENVDPEKVAPPPVLQKSHSVQVFSQHNAASTHPTLPLLPASDATPSNLSGCSVFPVLHSVLQINILQRESILSLMKQITAGDSSADGTCNPAQIAITEKSLLEAAHEREKELLHEITELQWRLICTQEELQKLKTENAQVSI, encoded by the exons atgaaggagaagaagaaatacCCCATCGGCTCCGAGCATTACCTTCTATACGAGGAGATTGGACAGGGTGTAAGCGCTTCTGTCCACCGCGCTCTCTGCGTCCCCTTCAACGAGGTCGTCGCCATCAAAATCCTCGACTTCGAACGTGACAATTGCGATCTg AACAACGTTTCTCGTGAGGCCCAGACAATGTTCCTTGTTGACCACCCTAACGTTCTCAAATCACTCTGCTCCTTCGTCAGCGAGCACAATCTGTGGGTGGTGATGCCCTTCATGTCCGGCGGTTCATGCCTCCACATCCTCAAATCCTCCCACCCCGACGGTTTCGTGGAGGTCGTCATTTCTACCATTCTCAAAGAGGTCTTGAAGGCTTTGGAGTACCTTCACCATCACGGCCACATCCACCGCGACGTCAAGGCCGGCAACATTCTCATCGATTCTCGCGGCACCGTCAAGCTCGGCGACTTTGGTGTCTCTGCCTGCCTCTTTGATTCCGGTGACCGCCAACGCACACGTAATACATTTGTCGGAACACCTTGCTGGATGGCACCCGAGGTCATGGAGCAACTTCACGGCTATAATTTCAA AGCTGACATCTGGTCATTTGGTATAACCGCCTTGGAGCTTGCACATGGCCATGCCCCTTTCTCGAAATTTCCACCAATGAAGGTACTTCTCATGACTCTGCAAAATGCACCCCCTGGCCTTGACTACGAGAGGGATAGGAAGTTCAGTAAG TCTTTCAAGCAGATGATTGCTAGTTGCTTGGTAAAAGATCCTTCAAAACGACCCTCTGCAAGCAAGTTGTTGAAGCATTCCTTCTTTAAGCAGGCTCGCTCCAGTGATATTATAGTCAAAAAGCTTTTGGAGGGGTTGCCTGCTTTAGGTGACCGAATGGAAGCTCTAAAG agaaaagaagaagatatGCTCGCACAGAAGAAAATGCCTGATGTAAAGATGGAGGAATTATCACAG AACGAATACAAACGAGGAATTAGTGGCTGGAACTTCAATCTTGACGACATGAAGGCTCAGGCTTCCTTG ATTCACGATTTCGACGATGCTATGTCTGATACCAACCATGCAGGAAGTTCAATTTCTTTATCTACACTTGATTCACAAGATAAGCAATTGCCAAGTGCAATTCACAAACCTTCTCGATCTGCTGATATG GAAGAGAATGACGAGATGCAAAATCTATCAGCTTCTGTTCTCGTAGTTGATTCTGCAGTAAACGATGCCAA ATTTAGGTTTGAAAAATCTGACGACCACTCTAGCATCACCTGTTCAAGCCATGAACCACAAACTTCTTCATCCTGTCTCGATGATCATGTGGACAATAATTTGGGTGAAAAACCTGATATGGAAAATGGTGGAAGATCCGTGGAGGGAATGGCTACCCATTATTATCATAGAAGTGGATGTTCATCTAGCATCTTACCTGAAGTTACTCTTCCACCTATTCCACCAGAAAG TGAGAAACTACAAAATCTGCACCCGAACGTTTCAAGTTGCAATGCAACTTCATTTCCACAGACAGGAGAGGACGTGCTTACTGAACTTCCTTCTAGAGTCTCAAAATCATCAG CTAATTCTGATGACACTGATGAGAAATCAAAGGTGCCAGTTGTACAGCAGAGAGGACGTTTTAAGGTTACATCTGAGAATGTTGACCCAGAAAAG GTGGCCCCTCCTCCTGTATTGCAAAAGAGCCATAGTGTGCAG GTTTTTAGCCAGCATAATGCTGCTTCTACACATCCAACTTTGCCATTATTACCAGCATCTGATGCCACACCATCAAATCTTTCTGGCTGCTCTGTGTTTCCTGTGTTGCACTCTGTACTGCAGATAAATATTCTTCAAAGG GAGAGCATTTTAAGTTTAATGAAGCAAATTACTGCCGGCGACTCTTCAG CTGATGGCACATGTAACCCAGCACAGATAGCAATAACTGAGAAATCTTTG CTTGAAGCAGCTCACGAGAGGGAAAAGGAGTTACTTCATGAGATAACAGAGTTGCAGTGGAG GCTTATCTGTACCCAGGAGGAGcttcaaaaattgaaaacagaaaacgcCCAGGTTAGTATCTAG